One stretch of Segatella copri DNA includes these proteins:
- a CDS encoding ATP-dependent Clp protease ATP-binding subunit, whose translation MINPFSHIQDILNRSSKEAARTLGSEISVEHLMLSLISQNDSDVNKLLKGADISPMAFSGVLNSKLEKRVEETPADNVKENSHIPFSQITDSIIRDSIREANNYEHSKIVEPRHLLLAILRNDKNPVANWLSQLGLSYDRAIEMLYPTDKDDEQKTEEPKDFKMEPQTPDSEIPDADKQEEAENLEMAGGIEAEDDYNEKNDMMETDEEPFDMEKDQNPMRLSTRSNGTPRKKSSTPTIDKFSFDLTKAAAEGKLDPVVGREKEIQRVLEILGRRKKNNPVLIGEPGVGKSAIVEGLAQLINNQETSPMFFNKRLISLDLTAIVAGTKFRGQFEERIKNVIKELENHPEIIIFIDEIHTMIGAGSGEGSMDAANILKPALARGVIQCIGATTLDEYRKSIEKDGALERRFQKVIVEPTTREETLQILHNIKEHYEKHHCVRYTDEALETCVKLTERYITDRLFPDKAIDVIDEAGSRVHINNASVPAPYIKLEKELKKIISKKQQAVANQNFEMAASCRDAQTKIEKEIEDMKAQWQQGEIGEYVEVTAEDIANVISMMTGVPAQRMAEGESKRLKDLEHNLKHKVIAQDNAINKMVKTILRNRVGLRDPNHPIGVFMFLGPTGVGKTYLAQKLAEEMFGSKDSLIRIDMSEFSESFNTSRLVGAPPGYVGYNEGGQLTEKVRRKPYSIVLLDEIEKANSKVFNLLLQVLDEGRLTDGNGRLIDFRNTIIIMTSNAGTRQLKDFGRGVGFTSAGIKGGLAMDEKDKEYARSIVQKSLSKQFAPEFLNRLDDIITFDQLDLNAIKRIIDLDLEGLVKRIEDLGFHFQITEKAKEMVAKKGYDVQFGARPLRRAIQTYIEDSVCEMLLDGTMKPGDTISVGKNSKKEELTFKKL comes from the coding sequence ATGATAAATCCGTTTTCACATATACAGGACATACTGAACAGAAGTAGCAAAGAAGCAGCACGCACCTTGGGAAGTGAAATCAGCGTGGAGCATCTGATGCTGAGTCTGATCAGCCAGAACGACAGCGATGTCAACAAGCTCCTGAAGGGCGCAGACATCAGTCCGATGGCTTTCAGCGGAGTTCTTAACAGCAAACTGGAAAAGCGTGTGGAAGAAACTCCTGCCGATAACGTGAAGGAGAACAGCCACATCCCATTCAGCCAGATAACAGACAGCATTATCAGAGACTCTATCCGCGAGGCAAACAACTACGAGCACTCCAAGATTGTAGAGCCAAGACATCTGCTGCTTGCCATCTTGAGAAATGACAAGAACCCTGTAGCCAACTGGCTGAGTCAACTGGGCTTAAGCTACGACCGTGCCATCGAAATGCTCTATCCTACTGACAAGGATGATGAGCAGAAGACAGAAGAGCCGAAGGATTTCAAAATGGAACCACAAACACCAGATTCAGAAATCCCTGATGCTGACAAGCAGGAGGAAGCAGAGAACCTGGAGATGGCTGGTGGAATAGAAGCAGAAGATGACTACAACGAGAAGAACGACATGATGGAAACTGACGAAGAGCCATTCGATATGGAAAAGGACCAGAACCCGATGAGGCTGTCTACCCGTTCAAATGGAACTCCGCGCAAAAAGAGCAGCACCCCTACCATCGACAAATTCAGTTTCGACCTGACCAAGGCTGCAGCCGAAGGAAAGCTGGATCCTGTCGTGGGCAGAGAGAAGGAGATTCAGCGCGTGCTCGAGATTCTGGGTCGCAGAAAGAAGAACAACCCAGTATTAATAGGTGAACCGGGCGTAGGAAAGAGTGCCATCGTAGAAGGACTGGCACAACTCATCAACAACCAGGAAACATCGCCTATGTTCTTCAACAAGCGTCTGATTAGTCTCGACCTGACTGCCATCGTTGCAGGAACCAAATTCCGCGGACAGTTTGAAGAGCGCATCAAGAATGTCATCAAGGAACTGGAGAACCATCCGGAAATCATCATCTTCATAGATGAGATTCATACCATGATAGGCGCCGGTTCCGGTGAAGGAAGCATGGATGCTGCCAACATTCTGAAGCCAGCCTTGGCAAGAGGTGTCATCCAGTGTATCGGCGCCACCACGCTCGACGAGTATCGCAAGAGTATCGAGAAAGATGGAGCCCTGGAGCGCCGTTTTCAGAAGGTTATCGTTGAACCAACAACACGCGAAGAGACCCTGCAGATACTTCACAACATCAAGGAACATTACGAGAAGCACCACTGTGTGAGATATACAGACGAGGCTCTCGAGACATGTGTCAAACTGACAGAGCGCTATATCACCGACCGCCTCTTCCCAGACAAGGCTATCGACGTGATAGATGAAGCCGGCTCGCGCGTACATATTAATAATGCAAGTGTTCCTGCTCCATATATCAAGCTGGAAAAAGAACTGAAAAAGATAATCAGCAAGAAGCAGCAGGCTGTAGCAAACCAGAACTTCGAGATGGCAGCCTCATGCAGAGATGCCCAGACCAAGATCGAGAAAGAGATTGAGGACATGAAGGCGCAATGGCAGCAGGGAGAGATTGGCGAATATGTTGAGGTGACAGCCGAAGACATTGCCAACGTTATCAGCATGATGACCGGCGTACCAGCCCAACGCATGGCAGAGGGTGAAAGCAAACGTCTGAAAGATCTGGAACACAACCTGAAGCACAAGGTGATTGCTCAGGATAATGCCATCAACAAGATGGTAAAGACCATTCTGAGGAACCGTGTAGGCTTGCGCGACCCTAACCATCCTATTGGCGTATTCATGTTCCTGGGTCCTACAGGTGTAGGTAAGACCTATCTTGCCCAGAAACTTGCCGAGGAAATGTTTGGTTCGAAAGATTCACTCATCAGAATAGACATGAGCGAATTCTCCGAGAGTTTCAACACCTCACGTCTGGTAGGTGCACCTCCAGGATACGTAGGCTATAACGAAGGTGGACAGCTGACCGAAAAGGTACGCCGCAAACCATACAGCATCGTATTGCTCGACGAAATAGAGAAAGCCAACAGCAAGGTATTCAACCTGCTCTTACAGGTACTCGACGAAGGCAGACTTACCGATGGTAACGGCAGACTCATCGACTTCCGCAACACCATCATCATCATGACCTCTAATGCAGGAACCCGCCAGCTGAAAGATTTCGGCAGAGGCGTCGGCTTTACTTCTGCAGGTATAAAAGGCGGATTGGCGATGGATGAGAAAGACAAGGAGTATGCCCGCAGCATCGTCCAGAAGAGTCTGAGCAAGCAGTTTGCTCCAGAGTTTCTGAACCGCCTCGACGACATCATCACCTTCGACCAGTTGGATCTCAATGCCATCAAGCGCATCATCGACCTCGACCTGGAAGGACTGGTCAAGAGAATAGAAGACTTGGGATTCCATTTCCAGATTACCGAAAAGGCAAAGGAGATGGTAGCCAAGAAGGGATACGATGTACAGTTTGGTGCCCGCCCACTCCGCCGCGCCATCCAGACCTACATTGAAGATTCCGTTTGCGAGATGTTACTCGATGGCACAATGAAGCCAGGCGACACCATCTCGGTAGGCAAAAATTCGAAAAAAGAAGAATTAACATTCAAGAAACTATAA
- a CDS encoding SLBB domain-containing protein, giving the protein MKKHIILVLALVLSSGPLFAQSSHMTDDQVMSFVVKEHERGTSNSQIVTKLMQQGVDISQIRRVRNKYQKMSQQNELYSTTAAGNAGNKRMRTNNGKQREDYQDKDNEKQVSTYSNYRIQSKQNDSYYSSYDENNPDYANFSKEMNALVPDTATMVKQMQAELGIKRNKVFGRDIFNNKDLSFEPNMNIATPQNYRLGPGDAVIIDIYGASQKTIESTVSPDGEVTIEGYGPVSVSGLTVAQANARLRNTVGSRYRSSRIKLTVGQTKTIMVNVMGEVKIPGTYTLSAFATVFHALYMAGGTNDLGTLRNIKVYRHNKLVTVVDIYDYILNGKLTGNVRLADNDVIVVGPYDCLVTIAGKVKRPMIYEMKKNESVNSLLKYSGGFTGDAYKKSVRLNRKTGREHAVYNVGEFDFSSFRIDDGDSISVDSILPRYANTVEVKGAVFRPGMYNLGEEINSVRTLVEHAEGLTEEAFTNRAVMHRMKSDRSLEVISVDIAGIMNGKTPDIPLKENDVLFIPTRQEKIVERTLTIRGEVQYPGVYQYADNETLEDFVLQAGGLTDKASTVNVMVSRRVMDAKALRPDSVIAKTYTLSLKDGFVIDGTPGFKLMPFDEVMIRQSPAYVEQQNVSITGEVMFAGLYTLDHRNARLSELFKKAGGATDQAYLKGARIIRKANEQEKQRMEAVLKMQREELQKNLLQLASSSNNASAILQNSKDVERTNIEKFNVPSEYPVGIDLPEALANPGSDADIILREGDRLVIPQYNGTVKINGAVMFANTVAYEKGKKASYYIDQAGGFASDALKSKAYIIYMNGKVAKLSHGAKVQPGSEIVVPAKLKRKMSTAEMMSMGSSISSIAAMIATIANMSK; this is encoded by the coding sequence ATGAAGAAACATATCATACTTGTACTGGCGCTCGTCCTGTCTTCAGGACCACTTTTCGCACAGAGTTCACACATGACCGATGATCAGGTCATGAGCTTTGTGGTGAAAGAACATGAGCGTGGCACATCCAATTCACAGATTGTTACCAAACTGATGCAGCAAGGCGTAGACATCTCCCAGATTCGACGTGTACGCAATAAGTATCAGAAGATGTCGCAGCAGAACGAGCTCTACAGCACAACCGCTGCAGGAAATGCAGGCAACAAGAGAATGCGGACCAACAATGGTAAGCAAAGAGAAGATTACCAGGACAAGGACAATGAGAAGCAGGTTTCAACCTATAGCAATTATCGCATCCAGAGCAAACAGAACGACAGCTACTATTCATCTTATGATGAGAATAATCCTGACTATGCTAACTTCAGCAAGGAGATGAATGCACTGGTTCCAGATACAGCTACCATGGTTAAACAGATGCAGGCTGAACTCGGCATCAAGCGCAACAAGGTATTCGGCCGTGACATCTTTAATAACAAGGATCTCAGTTTCGAGCCAAATATGAACATCGCCACCCCACAGAACTATCGACTGGGACCTGGCGATGCGGTTATCATCGACATCTATGGTGCCTCACAGAAAACCATCGAGAGTACCGTTTCGCCAGATGGTGAGGTAACCATCGAGGGTTATGGACCAGTCAGCGTTTCAGGCTTGACCGTAGCTCAGGCTAATGCCCGCCTACGCAATACCGTGGGCAGCAGATACCGTTCAAGTCGCATCAAACTCACTGTAGGACAAACCAAGACCATCATGGTTAACGTAATGGGCGAGGTTAAGATTCCGGGCACCTATACCCTCTCAGCCTTCGCCACCGTATTCCATGCACTCTACATGGCTGGCGGAACCAACGATCTGGGTACATTGCGAAACATCAAGGTATACAGACACAACAAACTGGTAACGGTTGTTGACATCTACGACTACATTCTGAACGGCAAACTGACGGGTAATGTCCGTCTTGCCGACAACGATGTTATCGTAGTAGGTCCATACGACTGTCTCGTAACCATTGCCGGAAAGGTTAAGCGCCCGATGATTTACGAAATGAAGAAGAACGAGAGTGTCAATTCCCTTCTGAAGTATTCCGGCGGTTTTACAGGCGATGCTTATAAGAAATCAGTAAGACTGAACCGCAAGACAGGCAGAGAACATGCCGTATATAATGTTGGGGAGTTCGACTTCTCAAGTTTCCGCATCGATGACGGCGACTCAATCAGCGTAGACAGCATCCTGCCACGCTACGCCAACACCGTAGAGGTGAAAGGAGCCGTATTCCGTCCGGGCATGTACAATCTCGGCGAAGAAATCAACAGCGTACGCACCCTTGTAGAGCATGCCGAAGGATTGACTGAGGAGGCATTCACTAACCGTGCCGTAATGCACCGTATGAAGTCTGACCGCTCGCTCGAAGTAATAAGTGTAGACATCGCCGGCATCATGAACGGCAAGACTCCAGATATCCCATTGAAGGAGAACGATGTCCTCTTCATTCCTACCCGACAGGAAAAGATTGTAGAGCGCACCCTCACCATCCGTGGCGAAGTGCAGTATCCAGGAGTTTACCAATATGCCGACAATGAGACCCTCGAAGACTTCGTTCTTCAGGCAGGCGGCTTGACCGACAAGGCTTCAACCGTTAATGTAATGGTAAGCCGTAGAGTGATGGATGCCAAGGCTTTACGTCCAGACAGCGTTATCGCCAAGACCTACACCCTATCTCTTAAAGACGGCTTCGTTATCGACGGCACCCCTGGCTTCAAGCTGATGCCATTTGATGAGGTAATGATTCGTCAGAGTCCGGCGTATGTAGAGCAGCAGAACGTATCAATTACCGGTGAAGTGATGTTTGCCGGTCTCTATACATTAGACCATCGCAACGCCCGCCTGAGTGAACTTTTCAAGAAGGCAGGTGGAGCTACCGACCAGGCATACCTCAAGGGCGCCCGCATCATCCGCAAAGCCAACGAACAAGAGAAGCAGCGCATGGAGGCAGTATTGAAGATGCAGCGCGAAGAGCTGCAGAAAAATCTTCTGCAGCTAGCCTCCAGCAGCAACAATGCCAGTGCCATCTTGCAGAACTCTAAGGATGTAGAACGCACCAACATAGAGAAGTTCAACGTACCTAGCGAATACCCTGTAGGTATCGATCTTCCTGAGGCACTGGCGAACCCAGGCAGTGATGCCGACATCATCTTACGAGAGGGCGACCGTCTGGTCATTCCTCAGTACAATGGTACGGTAAAGATCAATGGTGCCGTAATGTTTGCCAATACGGTAGCCTACGAAAAGGGCAAGAAGGCAAGCTATTACATCGATCAGGCTGGTGGTTTTGCCTCAGATGCATTAAAGAGCAAGGCATACATCATCTATATGAATGGCAAGGTAGCCAAGCTCTCTCATGGTGCCAAAGTGCAGCCAGGCAGCGAGATTGTCGTCCCAGCTAAACTGAAGCGCAAGATGAGTACCGCAGAAATGATGAGTATGGGAAGCAGCATAAGCAGCATCGCCGCCATGATTGCTACGATTGCTAATATGAGTAAGTAA
- the rpiB gene encoding ribose 5-phosphate isomerase B, which translates to MEVKTVGIACDHAGFPLKQFVLEYLEKKGYPVKDYGTYSDASVDYPDFGHALAKGIESGEVYPGIGICGSGEGIAMTLNKHQGVRAGLAWCKEIAHLVRQHNDANVLVLPGRFVDNKTAEAILDEFFATTFEGGRHERRVKKIPVQQ; encoded by the coding sequence ATGGAAGTAAAGACAGTTGGTATTGCATGCGATCACGCAGGTTTTCCATTGAAGCAATTCGTATTGGAATATTTGGAAAAGAAGGGTTATCCTGTAAAGGATTATGGTACATACAGCGATGCGAGTGTAGACTATCCTGACTTCGGTCATGCTCTTGCTAAAGGCATTGAGAGCGGCGAAGTATATCCAGGTATCGGCATTTGCGGCAGCGGCGAAGGTATCGCCATGACATTGAATAAGCATCAGGGTGTACGTGCCGGATTGGCATGGTGCAAGGAGATTGCTCATTTGGTTCGTCAGCACAACGATGCCAACGTATTGGTACTTCCAGGTCGTTTCGTAGACAACAAGACCGCCGAGGCTATTCTCGACGAGTTCTTTGCCACAACATTCGAGGGTGGCCGTCACGAGCGTCGCGTCAAGAAGATTCCTGTTCAGCAGTAA
- the gyrA gene encoding DNA gyrase subunit A translates to MDENQTMDHDRIMKINIEEEMKSSYIDYSMSVIVARALPDVRDGFKPVHRRILYGMLGIGNTSDKPYKKCARVVGEVLGKYHPHGDSSVYGALVRMGQEWNMRYTLIDGQGNFGSVDGDSPAAMRYTECRLSKMGEHIMDDLDKETVDMTNNFDDTLQEPTVMPTKIPNLLVNGGNGIAVGMATNMPTHNLGEVIDGCCAYIDNPDIDTDGLMQYIPAPDFPTGATIYGIQGVKDAYETGRGRIVVRATAEIESGENHDKIVITEIPYGVNKEQLVMAIADLAKEGRVDGIANVNDESGRQGMRIVVDVKRDSNANVLLNKLFKLTALQSSFSVNCIALVNGRPRLLSLKECVKYFVEHRHDVTIRRTQFELKKAQERAHILEGLIIACDNIDEVVHIIRASKTPSDAQRNLEKRFELDELQSKAIVDMRLSQLTGLRLEQLHNEFNELMKTIDYLNQILNDPELCKKVMKDELNEVKEKYGDARRTMIKPDDHEFNPEDFYPNDPVVITVSHLGYIKRTPLSEFREQARGGVGSKGARTRDKDFTEYIYPATMHQTMLFFTKKGRCYWLKCYEIPEGDRNSKGRAIQNLLNIESDDQVNAFLRLRGLNDAEFINNHYVVFATKNGTVKKTCLEAYSRPRANGVIAINIVEGDEVVDVRLTNGHNELIIANRNGRAVRFDENEIRTMGRTSTGVRGMRLDEGNDAVVGMIVVNDPEKETVMVVSEQGYGKRSDVLDYRVTKRGGKGVKTLNITDKTGRLVAIKNVTDDNDLMIINQSGIVIRLAVADCRVMGRATQGVRLINLAKKNDVIASVCKVMSSELEASVEEESRSAWAKKSEEIENDTVGAKTAEEAAEAEAHLADEASEAEDTDSGNVDFE, encoded by the coding sequence ATGGACGAAAATCAGACAATGGATCATGATAGAATCATGAAGATCAACATTGAGGAGGAGATGAAGTCGAGCTACATCGATTATTCGATGTCAGTTATCGTGGCTCGTGCCCTCCCTGATGTACGCGATGGTTTCAAGCCTGTGCACCGCCGTATTCTTTACGGTATGCTCGGCATTGGAAACACCAGTGACAAACCTTATAAGAAATGTGCGCGTGTTGTTGGTGAGGTGCTCGGTAAGTATCACCCTCACGGTGACTCTTCTGTTTACGGCGCTCTGGTGCGTATGGGACAGGAGTGGAACATGCGTTATACCTTGATTGACGGACAGGGTAACTTCGGTTCTGTTGACGGTGACTCTCCTGCTGCCATGCGTTATACTGAGTGCCGCCTCTCCAAGATGGGTGAGCATATCATGGACGACCTTGACAAGGAAACGGTTGATATGACCAACAACTTCGATGATACCCTGCAGGAACCTACCGTGATGCCTACCAAGATTCCTAATCTTCTGGTAAATGGTGGTAATGGTATTGCCGTAGGTATGGCTACCAATATGCCTACCCACAACCTGGGTGAGGTAATTGACGGTTGCTGTGCATATATCGATAATCCTGACATCGACACCGATGGATTGATGCAGTATATCCCTGCTCCTGACTTCCCAACCGGTGCTACCATCTATGGTATACAGGGTGTGAAGGATGCATACGAAACAGGTCGAGGCAGAATCGTGGTTCGTGCCACTGCCGAGATTGAAAGTGGTGAAAACCATGATAAGATTGTTATCACCGAGATTCCTTATGGTGTTAACAAGGAGCAGCTCGTGATGGCTATTGCTGACCTTGCCAAGGAAGGCAGAGTAGATGGCATAGCTAACGTAAACGATGAGTCTGGCCGTCAGGGTATGCGTATCGTTGTTGATGTAAAGCGTGATTCTAATGCCAATGTTCTTCTGAACAAACTCTTTAAGCTGACAGCTCTTCAGAGTTCATTCTCAGTGAATTGCATTGCTCTTGTTAATGGTCGTCCACGTCTTTTGAGCTTGAAGGAATGTGTGAAGTATTTCGTAGAGCATCGTCATGATGTTACGATCCGCCGCACCCAGTTCGAACTGAAGAAGGCTCAGGAGCGTGCTCATATTCTCGAGGGCTTGATCATTGCCTGCGACAACATCGATGAGGTGGTACATATTATCAGAGCCAGCAAGACTCCTTCTGATGCTCAGCGCAACTTGGAGAAGCGCTTCGAACTCGATGAACTTCAGAGTAAGGCCATCGTGGATATGCGCCTCAGCCAGTTGACAGGCTTGCGTCTGGAGCAGTTGCACAATGAATTCAACGAGTTGATGAAGACCATCGACTACTTGAACCAGATTCTGAACGATCCTGAACTCTGCAAGAAGGTAATGAAGGACGAACTCAACGAGGTGAAGGAGAAGTATGGTGACGCACGTCGCACCATGATTAAGCCTGATGACCATGAGTTCAATCCAGAAGACTTCTATCCAAACGACCCAGTGGTTATCACCGTGAGTCATCTCGGATATATCAAGCGCACCCCATTGTCAGAGTTCCGTGAGCAGGCTCGTGGTGGAGTAGGTTCTAAGGGAGCCCGTACCCGTGATAAGGACTTCACCGAGTATATTTATCCTGCTACCATGCACCAGACCATGCTGTTCTTCACCAAGAAGGGCCGCTGCTACTGGTTGAAGTGTTACGAGATTCCTGAGGGTGACCGCAACTCCAAGGGCCGTGCCATCCAGAACCTCCTCAACATCGAGAGCGATGACCAGGTGAATGCATTCCTCCGTCTGAGAGGTTTGAATGATGCTGAGTTCATCAACAACCATTATGTAGTCTTCGCTACCAAGAACGGTACCGTGAAGAAGACCTGTCTGGAGGCATATTCCCGTCCACGTGCCAATGGTGTGATTGCTATCAACATCGTAGAGGGCGATGAGGTGGTAGATGTTCGTCTGACAAATGGTCATAACGAACTGATTATTGCCAACCGCAATGGTCGTGCTGTCCGTTTCGACGAGAACGAAATCCGTACAATGGGCCGTACATCTACCGGTGTTCGTGGTATGCGCCTCGATGAGGGTAATGATGCTGTAGTAGGTATGATTGTTGTCAACGATCCTGAGAAGGAAACCGTGATGGTAGTGAGCGAGCAGGGTTATGGTAAGCGTTCTGATGTACTCGATTACCGCGTTACCAAGCGTGGCGGTAAGGGTGTGAAGACACTGAATATTACCGACAAGACCGGTCGACTGGTAGCTATCAAGAACGTAACCGATGATAACGACCTCATGATTATCAACCAGAGTGGTATCGTAATTCGTCTTGCCGTAGCCGATTGCCGTGTCATGGGCCGTGCTACCCAGGGTGTACGCCTCATCAATCTTGCCAAGAAGAATGATGTCATTGCCAGCGTATGCAAGGTGATGAGTTCTGAGCTCGAGGCTTCTGTAGAAGAGGAGAGCCGTTCTGCCTGGGCTAAGAAGAGCGAGGAGATAGAGAATGATACCGTAGGTGCCAAGACTGCCGAAGAGGCTGCCGAGGCTGAGGCTCATCTCGCTGACGAAGCATCTGAAGCTGAGGATACCGATTCGGGCAACGTAGATTTCGAATAA
- a CDS encoding ATP-binding protein, whose amino-acid sequence MKYPIGIQDFEKLRTNGYSYVDKSRFVYKLATEGEYYFLSRPRRFGKSLFLSTLEAYFQGKKELFEGLAIYDLETEWKKYPIFHIDLNTANFREKDSLYTVLNDYLTTWESKYGTRESEATLALRFKGVIARAAEKEGCGVVILIDEYDKPILQTLRDPELQAEHRAQLKAFYSVLKTQDRYIKFAFLTGVTKFGKVSVFSDLNNLMDISMDHRYISICGMTEKELLTNFKEGINELAEANGDTEEATIAKLKARYDGYHFEENTIGIYNPFSVLNTLSRLRYKDYWFETGTPTFLVDLLKMHNYRLPDMTKERVSDDVINSVDSLSTNPIPVIYQSGYLTIKGYDERFKKYLLGFPNKEVEEGFLNFLLPLYCSAGDRSAFMVDEFVKDVEAGHVEQFMNRLTAFFADNSYQVAGEAELYFQNSLYLIFKIMGFHTQVEIPTSDGRMDVLIQTSDYIYIIECKLDGSAEEALQQIEVKNYAAPFAMDKRTVVKLGINFSSKTRGVESWKQR is encoded by the coding sequence ATGAAATATCCTATAGGAATACAAGATTTCGAAAAGCTACGTACAAATGGATATTCGTATGTAGATAAGAGCCGATTCGTGTACAAGTTGGCGACAGAGGGAGAATACTATTTCCTCAGTCGTCCACGCCGATTCGGAAAGAGTCTCTTTCTGTCTACTTTGGAAGCATACTTCCAGGGTAAGAAGGAACTCTTCGAGGGCTTAGCCATATATGACTTGGAGACAGAATGGAAGAAATATCCTATCTTCCATATTGATCTCAACACAGCCAACTTTCGAGAGAAAGACAGTCTGTACACAGTTCTTAATGACTACCTCACAACTTGGGAAAGCAAATATGGAACCCGTGAGTCAGAAGCCACACTTGCCCTTCGTTTCAAGGGTGTGATAGCACGAGCTGCAGAGAAAGAAGGATGCGGTGTCGTTATTCTTATCGATGAATACGACAAACCTATACTTCAGACCTTGCGCGACCCAGAGTTGCAGGCTGAACACCGTGCACAGCTGAAAGCATTCTATTCGGTATTGAAGACACAAGACCGATATATCAAGTTTGCATTCCTCACAGGTGTTACCAAGTTTGGCAAGGTTAGCGTGTTCAGCGACCTCAACAACCTGATGGACATCTCGATGGACCACCGCTATATTAGCATCTGCGGAATGACAGAGAAGGAACTGCTTACGAATTTCAAGGAAGGTATCAACGAATTAGCCGAAGCCAATGGCGATACAGAAGAAGCCACAATAGCAAAACTGAAGGCAAGATACGACGGATATCATTTCGAGGAGAATACAATAGGAATCTATAACCCATTCAGTGTACTGAACACTTTGTCAAGACTTCGCTATAAAGACTACTGGTTTGAGACTGGCACACCCACATTTCTAGTTGACTTGCTGAAAATGCACAACTATCGTTTGCCAGACATGACAAAGGAAAGGGTATCAGACGATGTAATCAACAGCGTGGATTCACTGTCAACCAATCCGATACCTGTGATATACCAGAGTGGTTATCTCACAATCAAAGGCTATGACGAAAGGTTTAAGAAATACCTACTAGGCTTCCCTAACAAAGAAGTGGAAGAAGGTTTTCTTAACTTTCTGCTGCCGCTATATTGTTCAGCAGGTGACCGTTCCGCCTTTATGGTTGATGAGTTTGTGAAGGATGTGGAAGCAGGACATGTTGAACAATTTATGAATCGGCTTACCGCTTTCTTTGCAGATAACAGCTATCAGGTAGCAGGCGAAGCAGAACTTTACTTCCAAAATTCCCTATATCTCATTTTTAAGATTATGGGATTCCACACACAGGTAGAAATACCGACAAGTGATGGCAGGATGGACGTTCTCATTCAAACTTCCGACTACATTTACATCATCGAATGCAAATTAGATGGAAGCGCCGAAGAAGCTCTGCAACAGATAGAAGTCAAAAACTATGCAGCTCCTTTCGCTATGGATAAGCGAACAGTTGTCAAGCTAGGCATCAACTTCTCCAGCAAGACAAGAGGAGTTGAGAGCTGGAAGCAGAGATAA
- a CDS encoding chain-length determining protein, translating into MDNNNSVKQIDVTAIIKAMIKNRKAYFIGIPVSFILSILIIICVPRHYKSTAKLAPELSSFSTGSLGELASSFGFDIGSSSSNEDAIFPELYPDLIESNDFLTSLFDVKVKSLDGTINTTYYDYLATKQKYPWWTKTINRIKILFTTKDTTSSTSSTVNPFRLTKRQDQIARSIADKVSCTVDKKNYVISISVEAQDPLICATLTDTVQARLQQFITDYRTSKARKDLEYYQKLCSEAKSKYEKVRQTYGSYADANNDIILESYKLKENDLENEMQLLYNNYTALQAQVQQARAKLTLQTPAFTTLQSASVPLKPAGPKRMLFVIGMTFLTFMIITFFSIRKVIFGEID; encoded by the coding sequence ATGGATAATAATAATTCAGTTAAACAAATTGATGTAACAGCCATCATAAAAGCAATGATAAAAAACAGGAAAGCTTATTTTATAGGCATACCTGTCTCATTCATTTTATCTATCCTAATTATCATATGCGTGCCTAGACATTACAAAAGCACAGCTAAACTTGCTCCAGAGTTATCAAGTTTTAGTACTGGTTCCTTGGGGGAACTTGCCTCTTCTTTTGGTTTCGACATAGGTAGCTCTTCTTCTAACGAAGATGCCATTTTCCCTGAATTGTATCCAGACTTGATTGAATCTAATGATTTCCTTACAAGCTTATTTGATGTCAAAGTCAAGTCACTTGACGGGACCATCAACACCACCTACTATGACTACCTTGCTACAAAACAAAAATATCCATGGTGGACTAAAACGATTAATCGTATAAAAATATTGTTTACAACAAAAGATACGACAAGTAGCACTAGTAGTACAGTAAATCCTTTCAGACTAACCAAAAGACAGGATCAAATAGCAAGGAGCATTGCAGATAAAGTTTCATGTACAGTAGATAAGAAGAACTATGTGATTTCCATATCTGTAGAAGCACAAGATCCCCTTATTTGCGCAACTTTAACTGATACGGTACAAGCTAGATTACAACAATTTATCACAGATTACCGTACAAGTAAAGCACGCAAAGATTTAGAGTACTATCAAAAACTCTGTTCTGAAGCAAAAAGCAAATATGAAAAGGTTAGACAGACATATGGTAGCTATGCTGATGCCAACAATGACATCATATTGGAATCCTATAAATTGAAAGAAAATGACTTGGAAAATGAAATGCAGTTACTCTATAATAATTATACTGCATTACAAGCTCAAGTTCAGCAAGCTCGTGCTAAATTAACACTTCAAACACCAGCTTTTACAACGCTACAAAGTGCCTCCGTACCTTTAAAACCCGCAGGTCCAAAAAGAATGTTGTTTGTAATTGGAATGACTTTTTTGACCTTCATGATTATTACATTTTTTTCTATTAGAAAAGTTATATTTGGAGAAATCGATTAA